The segment TCTCTTTGTATTCGTAAATGATAGATCAGTGGATTTACTGATCTGGATTCTTATGTTTTGTGTGGTGGATTTTGTAGGTTTATCTCACTTTGTGTTGTGCCCTTGTTGCGTCTGCCTTTGGAGCTTACCTCCACGTGCTCTGGAACATCGGTGGTATCCTCACAACCATTGCATGCTGTGGAAGCATGATTTGGCTTCTCTCATGTCCTCCTTATCAGCAAGTATGTGGGGTTTATTAATCACATTTGCCTTATTGTTATCGTTTCGCTGAAATGTTGTTGTCTGTTTTGGTGCAGCAAAAGAGGCTCTCACTTCTCTTCCTGTCTGCCGTTCTTGAAGGTGCCTCTGTTGGCCCCTTGATCAAAGTGGCTGTTGATTTTGACCCAAGGTCTCTTACTGATCTTATATTTTGATCCACTGCTCGCCACAGATGTGTTCATGTTGAATTGTGTCTTACAGACAGTTATTTTCTGTTCTTTTGTTGCTGCAGCATCCTTATCACTGCGTTTGTCGGAACTGCGATAGCGTTTATCTGCTTCTCAGGAGCAGCGATGCTGGCAAGACGTAGAGAGTATCTCTACCTCGGAGGACTTCTCTCTTCTGGCTTGTCCATGCTTATGTGGCTTCAGTTTGCCTCTTCGATCTTTGGTGGCTCTGCCTCTATCTTTAAGTTTGAGGTACACCAAACGTCTCCTACTGTAAAGTGTTCTATATTTCTCAGACTCCTCATTTTGTTACGAATCTGTTGTTGTAGCTCTACTTCGGATTGTTGATCTTTGTGGGATACATGGTGGTCGACACACAAGAGATTATAGAGAAGGCACACCTCGGCGACATGGACTATGTGAAACATGCGTTGACCCTTTTCACCGATTTTGTGGctgtgtttgtccgtgttcTCATCATAATGGTAAGTGCATTTGTAGCTGATATTtaagttgtttaatttatttgttgTATAATTATCCTCCATTGATGAGTCCTTCCTTGTGTTGTACAGCTGAAGAACTCGGCAGataaagaggagaagaagaagaagaggagaaacTGAGACTAAAAGTGACAAGGAAAGCTAATAAGAGTGGGTGTTTTAAATAACATGAAAGCTTTGGTGTTTTTACGTGTTAGGACGCACTTTTGGTTTGCGTATTCCTCTTATCGCACACGATTGTAAATGGATCAAGTAGTTTTCGTTTTTGTCTCGACTCTCGTTCACTTTCGTAATGTCCAAAGTATTTCCTCTACTGTTTAAATCACTTTGAGATGCGAATTAGCAGGTTAACAATAAAGTATTAGGACCATTTTCTTGAGATTTTAAAGTTTTGTTATAGCTTTGCATCTGGTAGgccaaaacatataaatttgggCCTCTGAGTGTGTGAAATGCTCCGAAACCTCGCTCTCGCCGTCTCCTTTTTATGATTCGGCAATTGGTAGGAACGTTTGGTTTGTGAAGCCTCTGACATTTTAAGGgtcataaatattttgtaaaatacttCATGCAAGATTTTCTAGAGTATATACggttattaaaaatttaataaatatttataatttaatttatttataatttaattatatattttcaaataattttttattaataaaatttaatcaatttaaatattttaattaatttttcttaaaagtataaataaatactttaacaatataaaaatctacttttgtggaataagaaaaaaatttaaaaaatttattgattatttatattatcttCGCAATTTTGAAGATAATGTAAGGgtcattaatattttagttGATATCTATGACTATATTATCTTCAAAAATTTGAgggtaattttttatttactagACTGTACCGAATCCGGCTGGCCATTAGACG is part of the Brassica rapa cultivar Chiifu-401-42 chromosome A09, CAAS_Brap_v3.01, whole genome shotgun sequence genome and harbors:
- the LOC103839546 gene encoding bax inhibitor 1; this translates as MESFSSFFDSQPGSRSWSYDSLKNLHQISPSVQNHLKRVYLTLCCALVASAFGAYLHVLWNIGGILTTIACCGSMIWLLSCPPYQQQKRLSLLFLSAVLEGASVGPLIKVAVDFDPSILITAFVGTAIAFICFSGAAMLARRREYLYLGGLLSSGLSMLMWLQFASSIFGGSASIFKFELYFGLLIFVGYMVVDTQEIIEKAHLGDMDYVKHALTLFTDFVAVFVRVLIIMLKNSADKEEKKKKRRN